From one Sphingobacteriales bacterium genomic stretch:
- a CDS encoding glycosyltransferase family 4 protein, with product MNILILNYEYPPLGGGAGMVTQHLANEFINKGHSVTILTTWFSGEPEYHAENNLNIIRLVSKRKYTHQSNPLEMYDWLKKSREYAGLHFKEGQFDICLANFTIPGGIVAKYILKRFKIPYIILSHGHDIPWFSPRQMFLWHLFCFPVIKNILLHSSYNVVLTKQLKNSADNFLGKKNRDKNKVIPNGLLSFEVRKGFDAGDQTIQALFVGRLVEQKDPLSVVRAFKRLQHNNIPIHLKIIGDGNLKGAIEDYIIKNNLKDIELMGKISQSQVMEEYTKAHLLIAPSREEAMSLCVLEAVSCGLYVCATDVSGNKEVILEGLNGNFVQYANPADIAGKIQAFYFDKFLKNYRYPELLLQFMQQNYSWDNAAKMYLELFTSAKNTSSG from the coding sequence TTGAATATCTTAATCCTGAATTATGAATACCCGCCTTTAGGCGGAGGTGCAGGCATGGTTACCCAGCATTTAGCCAATGAATTTATAAATAAAGGTCATTCCGTTACGATACTTACCACCTGGTTTTCCGGAGAGCCGGAATATCATGCGGAAAATAACTTGAATATCATTCGATTGGTATCTAAACGGAAATACACCCATCAGTCCAACCCGCTGGAGATGTATGATTGGTTGAAGAAAAGCAGGGAGTATGCCGGTCTACATTTTAAGGAAGGTCAGTTTGATATTTGTCTGGCTAATTTCACCATTCCGGGAGGAATTGTCGCCAAGTATATATTAAAGCGGTTTAAGATACCATATATAATACTTTCTCATGGACATGATATACCATGGTTCAGTCCGAGACAAATGTTTTTATGGCATCTGTTTTGTTTTCCCGTCATAAAAAACATCCTGCTGCATTCGAGTTACAATGTCGTACTTACGAAACAACTTAAGAACAGTGCAGATAATTTTCTGGGCAAGAAAAATAGGGATAAGAATAAAGTCATACCAAACGGCTTGTTGTCATTTGAAGTGAGAAAGGGGTTTGATGCCGGTGATCAGACGATACAGGCTTTATTTGTCGGAAGGCTGGTCGAACAAAAAGATCCTTTGTCTGTAGTTAGGGCATTCAAACGGTTGCAGCATAACAATATCCCGATACACCTGAAGATAATTGGAGATGGGAATCTAAAAGGTGCCATTGAAGATTATATTATCAAAAATAATCTGAAAGACATTGAATTAATGGGTAAAATCAGTCAGAGCCAGGTAATGGAAGAATATACCAAAGCACATCTGCTGATTGCTCCAAGCCGGGAAGAGGCCATGTCGTTATGTGTATTGGAAGCGGTGTCTTGTGGTTTATATGTTTGTGCTACCGATGTCAGCGGTAATAAGGAAGTGATCCTGGAAGGTCTGAATGGGAATTTCGTTCAGTATGCCAATCCGGCAGATATTGCCGGTAAGATACAGGCATTTTATTTCGATAAATTTTTAAAAAACTACCGGTATCCGGAGTTGCTGCTGCAATTTATGCAGCAGAATTATTCATGGGATAATGCCGCCAAGATGTACCTGGAATTATTTACTTCGGCAAAAAATACCAGCTCAGGGTAG